The Suricata suricatta isolate VVHF042 chromosome 13, meerkat_22Aug2017_6uvM2_HiC, whole genome shotgun sequence nucleotide sequence TCTCCCTCTGAGCCCAGGACAGGCTGACGGAggcgttccccccccccccccccccgctatcTCCTTTCTACAGAGGCGGAAGCTGAGGTCTGGGAGGGGCGTGGCGGATGCTCTGAACCCGGGGGTCCACGGCCCCCAAGGGCCCTGCATTTCTATACAGTGGCTTCCTCTGTAACCCTGTCTGTCCGAACACACGTGAGTTGCTCACAAACGTTATTCGGAGAAGGGGTGCCCGGCACAACAGTGGGGAGACCCcggcaggctccacacagtgcaCGCACCCCTGGCCTCCACGGACACTGGGGACAGCGGGGGCGGTGGGGGCCGGGGTCTCACCAGCAGGACGGCAGTGCTCTCGAAGATGGGCTGCAGGTAGACAAGGATGGGCGTGATGCCCGTCAGCTGCTGCAGGAAGCGCATCAGCAAGGCGATGAGAATGGGCCGGTACACGTGGGGGCTCCGGGCCTCAGCCCACGATACGCGGGTGCTCTGGAAACACGGAGCTGCTGCTGAGGGGCTCCCCGCCCTGCCCCGgactcctcccttcctccaggaaaaGACCCTGCGCACCGGGGCAGTCTGGCCACGGACCCCCCTTGCCccctaccccccgcccccaggctcctGGGTGAGTGGGTGGCACAATGGGACAAGGCAGCTGTCAGTGGCACTGAGCCTGTGCTGTGGGTCAGGGGCGGcagcctctccccttcccctcgtCCTTGGAGGTGGGGTCTTGCAGTCTTCCCTGCTCCCCAGGACAAGCAGCCAAGGCGCAGACAGGCCCAGCGGCTGGCCGGGCCGACAGGACCGCGCAGCCAGCCTCCCACACCTGTCTCTGGACGTTGTCCTGGATCTGCGAGAACTCCCAGCGGATGTCGGCGTCGGCCCCGCGCAGCCAGGCCAGCGACCGCAGCGCCTCCGAGTCCCTGCCCCGGGACAGCAGGAAGCGAGGGGAGTTGGGCATGAAGCTGAGCAGCAGGGTCATGACGAGCACAGGCCCTTCCCCGGCCACAGCCAGCCAGCGCCACGGCAGCAGGAGGCCTGGGGGCGAGGGCGGGGTGAGGAGCCGGCATCCAGGCTGGACGTTCggtcccctcccttccttgcctctGAGCAGCCTCCTCTGTGCTCAAGCGCTGGTCGAGGGCCGCCTCCCATAGGAAGCCCACCCTGCTTGCCCCGGGCCTCTGTGGTCGAAACCAGAAGGGGTTACCGGGATTGCCTGGCCCCtagcacagggcccagcacagaggGACATCCTTGGAGGGTCCCAAGGGCCGTGTCAGGGTGACAGAGGGGTAGACTGAGCAGACAAGGCCCCGGGCTTCTGTCTCCAAACCCCCAACTCATCTCAAGCATACTCTGATCCCTTTTCTGTATGGACTTCCCACATgaccagagagaggcagggcactgCCTAGAGGCGCACAGCACAGCCCAGCTCGTCCCCCAGCTCTGGGTTTGTCCTGGGGCGCGCTCACTGCCCCTGCACCCACATCTGCTCAGCAGCGGCACcctgttccccccgcccccagccacacACAGGAGGAGCGCGCTGCTTATCTGGATACTTGCCAAGGGCGTAGAGGGACAGCGACCCGAACACGGCCATGAGCTGGGGCgtggcccccagggccccccggACACGCGGGGGGGCGATCTCAGACACGTACACCTGCAAGACACAGTGGCCAGCACGGCCTGTGGTGAGAGCTCgggcccctgggcctggcccGAGACCGAGAGGCGGCCCTGGTGAAACCTGGGAAGTGAgaagtgggggctcctgggggggtcCTTACCCTGATTGGGACTCAGTCCATTTCCCTGTCAAGTGGGCAGAAGCATTTGGCTCTGAAAATGGGGAGCCTGAGGTTGGGAAGCAGCGTAGACCCTGCTCCTCCCAGGCCCTGCTTCAGGGCTCCCCGGGGTCCTGACAGGGCGTGTGGGGAGGAGCCGTGGGAGGAGTCCGCGGGACGGCTCGGGCAGacacttccccttccccccctgcTCAGGGCAGATTTTCTCCAATTGAGCAATGTGCCTGATTGTCAGGAAATGGGGTAGGAACTATGGGGAGTCGAGAGTGAGGtcagctgggggcctggggccagaTTTCCCCGAAATGGGCTGTCCTGGTGGAGGTAAGCTGAGGCTCCCTGGCAAACATAACCTCCCACTGACCAGCTGGCTCGAGGGTCAGGAGGCTTCAGCTACCAGTGGTCAGCGAGGGGACGAGGGCGGCGGCCCCGGCCTTACCGGGATGCAGGCGGCTGTGAGCCCTCCGGCGAAGCCCGTCAGCGTCCTCCCGAGCAGCAGCATCCAGAAGCCGTGGGCGCCTGCCATGAGCGCGTAGCCAGCTGCCGAGGGCACGGCCGAGAACATGATGCTGAGCTTCCGGCCCAGGAGGTCATTGAGCACCATGGCACTGAGGCCCCCCGCCGCTGCGCCCAAGGTGAATACGGACTGCAGGAAAGGAGCGCACGGCAGACTTGCGTGGGTGCCCTGCTCTCCTGTCCCGCCCCCCCATCAGAGCCTAGAGGCAGCTGCTTCTCCAGGCCCCCAGTGGCCTCCTGGGGTGCAGGACTCAGGCCCTGAATGGGAGTGAGCCTCCCGTCTCCAGGCATGTACAAGCAGCATGTGCGTAACCATTCGCTGGAGATGCCACCGTAGGGAGGCCTGCTCTGCAGAGGATGTGGGGCCGTGTGCCCACACTGGTTCTGCTCACTGAACGTGTAAATGTCTGATGTGAGACTACAGCAGACAGGAGGATTCTGTAACCTAAAGCCCCTGGCGGTTTTAGCCTTGGGGGTTCTTGGATTCCCCGTGCAGGGGAGTGAGCAGGATCCGGTCAGTGACTGAGGCGCACTGCCCGGCCGATCTGCACCTCAGCTATGTGGGCTGTTTTTGGGGGGATGGCAGGAGTCCCCACTCTTAGGGCTGGCCCGGACTTAGCCAGCTCTCACGTAAAGTATCCAGCACGCCCCTGGCGCATATTAAGTGCTCGGGACACACTGAGTATTTCCTTAGCTCCTGTGTTGTCACTGTACATTTGCGGCTCCTCAGACTGCAATTCTAGAACTCCGGGACCCTCGGGGCGTCTGCTCTTCCCTTCCATCCGCCCGCCCTCTGTCCTGGGACCCTCTTTGCCCCCGCCGCCACCTCTTTCCACCGGTGTCTGATGCCCTGTCCCCATTCATCCAGAGAGGCGGCTGCTCTGCTGTGATGGCCCGGCTCTGGGGGGCGGTCTGGGTTGCCCTCAATCATCCAGGGGGAGACCTGGCGGGGCCCCGCCCCCTTGTTCCTTCCATACCTTCTCCGTCAGCGCTCACTTCCTCCTTCTGTTTCAGAGCTGTCCTCTGGCCTCACTCACCCACTGCCCCTCCTGCAGCCCAGCGTGGATGGGGTGGGCCTGAGGTTTTGGGGGGTCCCCAGCTTTGTGGGTCCCTGCTCACCCTGCCCTGTCCACCTCCAGCTCAGAGCGCAGCTCTTACCCCAAACCAGGAGGCCTGGGTCTGGGTCAGCCTCAGGTCCGGGTCCAAGGAGAGCTCCAGAGCAGGGATGACGGGGGACGTGTAGACCAGGGCGTAGCCAAAGCTGAAATTGCCCAGCACGGCGGCAAAGGTAGCCAGGAACACCCTCCTGTTCTGTGGCGCcctggcagggggtgggcagaatGATGAGGTCTGAGTCCCTCCCCCCCCAGCTGCGGAACTGCCACCTGCCCTGAGCACAATGGCTGCCGGCTCAGGCAGTGAGAACGGTGCTGGGGAGGGCCGGCTCCAGGGCCAGATGGGCAGCTCCCAGAGCCTGAGTGTCATCTTGCTTGGAGAAGTCCCCTGGACGGTCCCCAAAGCCAAACCCCATGGCTGAGACACGGGTGAAGGAGCACTTTTCTCTAGAAGAGGAGGCTTGGTTTCTACTGTCGGCTTTGCCACTGActgcttgctgtgtgaccttaggcaagccccttgccctctctgggTTTCACTCAGGTATCTGAGCCGATTGGGGGCTGGGCCCTGTACAGGGGGGAGCAGCTCCTTAAATAAAATTAGCGTgtctggggcaggaggggaccaGATGGACCCTTGGTGGACACTCACAGAAGGTCAGAGAAGGCCCAAGGCGGAAACCAGACCCTGCCTGCAGCCCCCATGCCCAGCGACTCTCACCCGACTCGCGTCCTCTCCCCGGGCGACGGCGACGGGGACGACTTCTCCGGGAAGGTGTCATAGTCCGGGCCCTCGGCTCCCAGCAGCGGCTCCTGCATGGCCAGCCCGCCCTCGCAGTGTCCGTGCCTCCGCCGGGTGGCCGGGTGCTGGGGGACAGCTCCAGCCGGGAGGCGCTTCGGGCCGCGGCGGCGCCGAGCATCCGGCCGAGGCTGNNNNNNNNNNNNNNNNNNNNNNNNNNNNNNNNNNNNNNNNNNNNNNNNNNNNNNNNNNNNNNNNNNNNNNNNNNNNNNNNNNNNNNNNNNNNNNNNNNNNCggcccgggggcggggcgcgggcgGGGTGCGGGGTCAGCCGGGCTTTCTCCGGGCTGGAGCCCGGGGGCGGGGCTCCGTGGGGGGTTTCCAGCCGCgcgggcctgggggcggggcgcagACTGGGGTGCGGAGCTCAGCCTGGGGGTGTGGGGCGTGGCTGGGCTTCTAGCGGGAGCCCCTGGGCTGGCCTGAGGAGGGGTACCCCGCGCGCGGGAGGAAGAGACTCCAGACAGGCTTGCGTGGCCTGGAGGCAGAGCCCCTGCGGCTTCGTCCGTGTCCACGTGCGGGTCTGAGCGGGACACCGGCGCTGGGGCGCGGACTGCGGCCTACCCTCAGGCCAGGGGAAGCAAGCCCAGAGAGGCACAGCGCCTCGCCAAGGTCACACGAAGAACACTTGTCTCCTTTGCTCCGCCTTCGGGGGACTCCCTCCCTGCTACATCGCGTCCTGAGTCACCGCTGGCCCTGCGTCCCCCCCTCCAGGGAGGAGGTGCAGTCGGGCTGACGAGTGACCAGCACCGCATCCTGGACAGCCAGAGGGTGTGGGGGGTGAAAGCccggagaagagagacagagacttgCACGTTCCCTGTTTCTGGTCTGTTTTGATTGCAGGAATAAGTTGGGCTTGTTGAGAATCATCCAGGTaataaggtaaaattaaaagataagaaaagcagAAACTGAAAATCCCCAGGAAGCTGACCCTCAAACAATAGCACAGTCACTGGTGTGCGCTGCCCGGTGGACTTctccagggaggggctgggtccCGCCCCATTCTGCGGCATGGACATGCCACATGTATGCCTCAGCCGCCCCTTTGTTGTGGAACATCGAGGTTATTTCCAAGTTCCAGCTGTTAAGACAGTAAGTTGTTTGAAAAAGGCAttctacaggggtgcctgggctgctcagtcgggtaagcgtaggacttgattctggctcaggtctcCATCTCACATCTGGTTTGTggcattgagccccatgttgggctctgtgctgacagagcggagcctgcttgggattctctctgcgtCTCTTCTGCTTGCACACaaatgctcgctctctctcaaaaataaatagataaacgtttaaaaaaatacatgatattCCCTTTTACTATGGAAATCCAACTAGTAGACCCACAGGCAAAACAGGCTTAGGGAAGCTGGTTTCACCACCACCCTGGTGTCTCTGGTGCCCTGTCTTCCCAGTGTTCCCAGCATTCCTCGGGGGACCGCTTGACACCGCATTTCCAGCATTTTCTTGCCGTAAAGGACATAGGCTTTGGATCCAGCACCCAATAAACGGTGACTTTCATCACTGATGTTGCACAAGCCTTGTGACCATATTTTAACAATTGACATATAACCTGGGTTTGTTCAGGAATCTTCTGTCATGGGCCTTACGGCAATTTCAAACATGACTGCTTTTAAAATTAGTGATTCAATGACCATCTTCATCTTTAAAGGATGATTTCTTCCACCAAGGATGTTTCTCTGGTCCTCGGACCTCTTTTAACTACCATCCCCCTCACTGGGTGACTTGGGCCTTCTCTCCTGCCACCTGGGTCTGCCCTAGATGGCTGCTTGGGGACCTGGCCTCTGGGACACGGAGGGGCTCTcctcctgtcccctgtcccccccaccccccgtgctTGGCACAGCACGTGCACATAGTGGTGCCAAGAGGTCCTGGTTGATTTGAACTcagagccctcccctcctccttagcctctcccagcccccatcaGGGAAGTGTCCGCTCTGAAGGAGCAGAGATCGCTGGTCTGGGCGTGGGAGCACCGTTCAGCTTCCTTTCTTTGGCCTAGACACACCCACAGCAGGAGCTGGGTCCCTCAtttccccgccccccagctccagTGCCTCCCTGAGGCCCCGAGGTGGGTGGGTGCTGTAGAGGAAGGGGTCCTAGCTGACCCACTCAAGCTGCCACTGGTCAGCGCCTGCACTGGGGAGCATGGCAGCTGAGGGTGTGGGAGCCACTCACCACCCTGGGCAGAAGGTAAACGTCCTGCAGAACTGCcggggttggggaggggctgggcagagacCCCCTCCAACTCCTGGACTGTCTCCATCCCTGGCTGACCCCGGGCACTGGGGCTTAGCAAACAAGCAGGTGCACAGTCTGCCCTTGCGCAGAGGAAGAGCCTGAAGTCCAGGCCCCAGGCTGCTCTGACCGCCTCTGCCAACCTCTGGGGCTTCTCGGGAGCCCTGCTCCAGGGAgccccttccttctctgagcctggCTTTCCTCAACTGTAAGATGGATGTAACCGGGTGCCCACCTCCCTGGCCGCTGTGTGGGCAGAGGCGGCTGGCAGGCCTTGATGGAATTTCTCCTGCACTTTGACAAAGTTCCCTCCAGACGAGTCCAAGTCCTCGGGCTCCACGTGCCCCAGAAACTGGCTGAGCTGCATTCCAGATTGCCTGGCACAAGGACAAAGGTCTGGGGGGCTGTGGCGCTGACTTTCCAGCCTCGGCCACCTCAAGAGAGAAGgtaagggggagggaggagatgcCTGCCAGTAAGCCAGGAGCTACGGTCTCATCTGGTTCCTGTCCTCCCTGGTGGCCTCTGCCATCCCCGTTTTACAGtggagtaaactgaggctcagggagtcaCTGCCTAGGGTCACCTCGGGGACCTCTGGTCACCTGCTGTGTGTGGAGGGCCTCCCAAGGGAGAGGGATGGgatgggcaggcagagaggggaccTTCCCAGAGGAGACCCTGTCCCTCATGTCCTTCTTCCCGCAGATGGGCCGGCCAGGGCCCCGCAGGGAGAAGGTCGCGGACACCCAGCTGTCTGGCGCTCCTGCTGCCCTCCACCATGCCCTTGGTGATGCCATCCTTGGTCCCGAGGACTCAGACCTGGTGCCCTCTGTGACCCTGGCTGTGGCCCTGGTGCTGCTGTTCCTCCTGCTCTTGACTTGGCTGATGTGACACAGGCCCCTCCAGGTCGGCCGCTGCTATGGCTTCTGAGGCAGAGGGTGTGGTATCTGTTGGCTGGGCCTGGGGAAAGTCAGGGGCAGTGCCCCAGGAGCAGAGCCAGGGATGGGgcgaagtgggggaggggagagaggtttGCAGAGGTGGGAGGGTTGAGGTAAGAGAGTGTGGGGCCTTGGGCCAAAACCTGTGGCCTCTGTCTATGGCAGTCCCCATGGCACTCCAGGAGGTCCCCAAGGTCCCCTCACTGGAGGGCAGAAACCCCAATGAGTCCTGGCCTCTGCTGTCCAGTGTTACTACTGGAGCCTCATGGAGCCTCGTGTCTCCGGGTGGCTGCGGTTGGCGGGCTAAGAGCCCGGGGCACCAGAAAGTGCTGTGCCGGATGGCGCTCACACACACCTCATGCAGGTTTGCCCCGGGGCCGGGCTCCTCATATTTGCACGACCATCCTGGCTGCTGCAAATAAAGCCAGATCACCCCTGGTTATTTGTGGAATGAAATCAAAGTGAGTCGGCAAAAAGCTTCCAGCCCAGGCTCCGTCCATGAGCGGTTGTGACGGTGGATGTGGGCGTGGCCTGCCACCTAGTGGCTGAAGTAGGAATTGCATCATCTGCTGTGCAATCCCTTTAGGGGTCCTCAGGGCAGAGGAGGTGAAGGTGTTGTATTCCTCAAACTAGAAAACTTTGAGATTATGGGAAGCACACATCCTGTTACTTGGAGAGAACTTCTCTTACAATTTGCTATTTATCTTCGTCCCTTTCATTTCTGTATCTATTACTTTACCTAAAATATATCCGCAGGAAGGggatggagggggtgggagagaattTATGTAGAGGGGCAGGTGGGATGGGGCGGTGGTGATGGGTCACTGCCCAGGGTCACCGGCGTCTTGCTGCCCCACGGTGGCTCTGTCCTGGACCTTGACAAGGGAAGGCACGCGTcgctgagggtgggaggggcgtGGGACCTTCAGGTGAGGACCGGGAGGCACCAGGCCTCCTCTAGCCTCATTGAACAAATACTTATCAAGACACCATGTGCCGGGCAGGGGAAGGTGGCCGGGGGCGCCCAGAGCTCAGGGGggctgcccccccctccccgggaagGGAAGGCCTCTGCGGCGTGCCCCAGCCACGCTTCCGCTCCAGGAACGACGCTTCTCCTCGCTCCTCCAGCTTCCCAGGGTCAACGCGCGCCCATGTGTCCCAGCTGGCGTGCAGGGGGGCGGCAGGCTCCCTCCGGTCCCGCCGCTGCGTGGGTTCAGCCCAGTGGAGAGGGCAGGtgcggggtgggtgggggctcTGAGCCTCAGAGACTTTCTGGGGTGGAGCGCTGTTGAGGCGGATCCTGGTGGTCTGGAGGGACCTCTTGAAAAGTGGGGGTGGGCAGCCCAGTGCGGTGAGAGCAAAGGCCTGTGGCTGGGCTGGTCAGCTGCacgtcggggggggggggctctcagGAGCTCTGATTGTcagctgccccccctccccccaccgccccgcgTGCTGCCGGGAAAGGAGGCACAGCGACTCTGAGACTGCCCTCCTCTGCCCCgcctccccggcccctccccccccacctgcGTCCTGCCGGCCCAGCGTGTGGGAGGGGCGGGCGCTCAGGAAACTGCACCTGCAAGGAAAACAGTGCTCAGTGACTCGCCCTGTGATCGCTGCGGTCCCACTCGGGGCTTTTCGTgcctccccgcccgcccccaccccttccagTGATACCAGGCAGCCAGATGCCCGAGGTTAGGGAAAGATGTGCTTTGGGTGGTTTGAACATCGCAAAGGGTGACAggaagggcctggggcctggagtgGGCCGCAGGAGTCCTGGCGCGGGGCTGGCCACCGCTCCCGAGCAGGCTGTCAGAGCTGCTGGGGCAGGCAGCTTCCGTGCGTGTGTGCGTACACACACGCGGTGTGTATGTGTGCGAGTGTGCAGGTGGGTGCACACGctcgtgtgtatgtgtgtgggcgTGCATATGCATGTCCACACGctgtgtgtgagtgcacatgcatgtacacaggcctgtgtgtatatgtgcatatgtgtgtacacacacgctgtgtgtatgtgtgtgagtgtgcaggCAGGTGcacatgtttgtgtatgtgtttgagCGGCAAATGCGTGTACACACGCTGTGTGTGagtgcacatacatatacacaggcctgtgtgtatatgtgcatatgtgtgtacacacaccgtGTGTGAGTGCATATGCGTGTACACATGCTGTATGCATGTGAAAGTGTGCCCACACACcccatgtgtatgtgtgcaagtgtgcatatgcacacacatgctatGTATGCATGTGCAAGTGTGATTATGGGTGCACACATGCCTCtaagtgtgcacacacatgtgcacacctgtgtgcatgtgttgtgTGCCTATGAGTGCCCACAAATGCGTGCGTGTGAGTGTGCAGTGCGTGTGCACATGTTGCAGTACACGTGTGTGCACAAATGTGCGTGTGCGTGTACTCACACTTGTATGTGCAAGTGtgcatatacatgtacacatgctgtgtgtgtgtgagtgtgcatctGCATCTATACACCTCCACTTGCAGGGGTACACATGTGCTTGGATGCCATGACCATGTGCATGTGCGACATGCATGCACGTAGGCATGtctgtgcacgtgtgcatgtgtgcatgtacaaaTATCCATGGGTGCacgtgtgtatgtacatgtgcacagacatgtgtgtgtccatgtgagtgtgtgtgtgaatgtgcgcTCGTGGCCTCCCCACAGGGGCGGCGGCGGGGGGTCTGCGAGGCCCCGTTAAGCGGCCCCTGGAGGCTCCGGGCTGCCGTAGAGAGCGTGCGGGAAAGAGGCGGCGCTCCGCTCCCCGCCGGTGTCCCTGGGGAGTCACGCAGCCAGAGCCTTCTTTCCTCTGCAGCCCACAGAGGCCGGGCCGGGGGGCGACGCTGCTGTCTCTGTTCTTCTCCGCCCCTTCCTAAAGGGCCCCAGTTTTGTCTGGGGTGGAAACACAGGTCCTCCAGCTGTCCTTGCAGCTAGGTGGCCAAGTGACTCAATTCTGGCCCGGAGGTGTAGGCAGGAGTGTCCAGGGAGGGTCGCGTTTCCTGACTAGAGGTTTGGGGTCCTGCTCAAGCCAGCCTGGCGGGCGCCTGTGGAGAGGTGGGGCTCCAGGCCACGGGGAGCCGGGCAGTGGCCAGGGACCAAGCACCGCCACGGAGCCTGTCCGCCTGGCTCATGTCCTCCGCGAGGGGACGACACAGGAGCCGGTCGGGGCTGTGGGCGCCGGGGGGAAGCCGCCCCCCTCGGCCCGGAGATAGGACAGAGCAGCACATAGACGGCAGGTGAACGGGTTGGCATCCTCCCTCATAACTCGGGCGTCCGGTCCTGAGTGCCAGGCCCCAGCAGAGCCACACTGAAGACGTGGCCGGACACCCCTTGTGGACACCCGTGGGGACCTTCTGGGGGTTCCGGCCAACCCACTCTATCAGGTACGTCCTGCTCGGGGC carries:
- the SLC2A6 gene encoding solute carrier family 2, facilitated glucose transporter member 6 — protein: MQEPLLGAEGPDYDTFPEKSSPSPSPGERTRVGAPQNRRVFLATFAAVLGNFSFGYALVYTSPVIPALELSLDPDLRLTQTQASWFGSVFTLGAAAGGLSAMVLNDLLGRKLSIMFSAVPSAAGYALMAGAHGFWMLLLGRTLTGFAGGLTAACIPVYVSEIAPPRVRGALGATPQLMAVFGSLSLYALGLLLPWRWLAVAGEGPVLVMTLLLSFMPNSPRFLLSRGRDSEALRSLAWLRGADADIRWEFSQIQDNVQRQSTRVSWAEARSPHVYRPILIALLMRFLQQLTGITPILVYLQPIFESTAVLLPPRDDAAIVGAVRLFSVLIAALTMDLAGRKVLLFVSATIMFAANLTLGLYVHFGPKPLTPNSTVGLESVPLGGTEQPLAAPTNYLTLVPLVATMLFIMGYAMGWGPITWLLMSEILPLQARGVASGLCVLVSWLTAFALTKSFLLVVNAFGLQVPFFFFAAICLANLLFTGCCVPETKGRSLEQIESFFRTGRRSFLH